One segment of Phycisphaerales bacterium DNA contains the following:
- a CDS encoding DHH family phosphoesterase: MTTGSFKYETNTSVSEIATRLKNAKRVLITTHTKPDGDAMGCSVAMKRALEQLGITADLWLAGPVERGIHALSSGTPYHLIEEELPTEEYDVIVVVDTGAWTQLEPIRPWLEPQIQRVICIDHHRRGDEISAMRLIDPTAAACSEVLVRVLDAMGCKLTGGDAGIAEALFAGLATDTGWFKFSSAGASTFALASRLMETGIDKPRLFRMLEENSRPQRLALEARALSSVRYGFEGKIAVMVLRPEDFEETGAETTDLTGMVNAPMVVGRVSVSIILTEAVPGKTKISFRSKPPAGAEQEMWFVDVNSLAARFGGGGHRHAAGCQINDSIDASIGQLMEVLEISEFQKNPERASVLPGEKSQKS; this comes from the coding sequence ATGACAACTGGTTCATTTAAATACGAGACCAATACCTCTGTAAGTGAGATCGCTACACGCCTCAAGAATGCAAAGCGAGTTCTGATCACAACGCACACAAAACCTGATGGCGATGCCATGGGTTGTTCGGTGGCCATGAAAAGAGCACTGGAGCAACTCGGTATTACTGCAGATTTATGGTTAGCAGGACCAGTTGAGCGCGGAATACACGCCTTGTCTTCGGGGACACCCTACCACTTGATTGAAGAGGAACTTCCGACTGAGGAATATGACGTGATTGTGGTGGTGGATACAGGCGCCTGGACACAGTTAGAGCCAATTCGACCATGGCTTGAACCTCAAATTCAACGTGTCATCTGCATCGACCACCATCGCCGTGGTGATGAAATCAGTGCGATGAGATTAATCGATCCCACTGCTGCTGCTTGCAGTGAAGTCCTCGTTCGAGTGCTTGACGCAATGGGTTGCAAGCTGACCGGTGGTGATGCTGGAATTGCTGAAGCGCTCTTTGCTGGACTTGCGACTGACACCGGTTGGTTTAAGTTTTCGAGTGCTGGCGCGTCAACATTTGCGCTTGCCTCACGTCTCATGGAGACAGGCATTGATAAACCTCGCTTGTTCCGAATGCTTGAAGAAAACAGCCGGCCTCAACGCTTAGCGCTGGAGGCTCGGGCATTAAGTTCGGTACGCTACGGTTTTGAGGGAAAAATTGCTGTCATGGTTTTGCGGCCAGAGGACTTTGAAGAGACGGGCGCTGAAACAACGGATCTGACAGGTATGGTCAATGCACCAATGGTGGTGGGTCGCGTGAGTGTTTCTATCATCTTGACTGAAGCGGTACCGGGTAAGACCAAAATTAGTTTCCGTTCCAAGCCACCAGCGGGGGCTGAGCAAGAGATGTGGTTTGTGGATGTCAACAGCCTTGCAGCGCGTTTTGGGGGCGGGGGGCATCGACATGCGGCGGGTTGTCAAATCAATGATTCGATTGACGCATCCATTGGCCAACTGATGGAGGTTCTAGAAATCAGTGAATTCCAAAAGAACCCAGAGCGAGCATCTGTATTGCCGGGTGAGAAGAGCCAGAAATCCTAG
- a CDS encoding NAD-glutamate dehydrogenase — protein sequence MDGSRLVDEVASSLRETAEAVTPWFLKNMPQVYFQDTDHATQLVHLRAIIASRASGRPIELTLRSEDGSQWTSMRPLDYPGVLAELAKELPIDSPLRAAKIHTATDGQLVLDTFEFGDTPLFDENDPEQAAKLKSTLAYAKKQLAEWPDQEVIDFFRRCNADYVMTVTPLRMSAHWALFKRVSGTDGTAVQLEDEADPCLSRIVITVGNSTRRSMLERIAERMSRSGINIRRAYLDTIDDGTNGSISMLGFVVQGPDGNAIDPESELWKTVYSDLLRIKWLDLRTLSLAYRHPELDLTRAEIITALVDLSYQVLVKENPYAFTPIRLTTLAERNLEISLAIANLFLDRFHPDHPLSDAEFEEKRNQLDQHLSSNVDLEDSRLALRKMLEAVGAVLRTNIYLPDRYALSMRVEPQFLATSDRPVIPFGVFFVHGRGFNGFHVRFRDIARGGVRAVHPRSADQFARESERLYDEAFNLASAQQLKNKDIPEGGAKATLLISPKSRITRSVKAFVDSILDLITPDPEIRSQVYDRFGQDELLYFGPDEGITPAHIDWIVDRAERRGYPLPTALMSSKPGAGINHKEYGVTSEGVHVFLRVGLETIGIDPEKDTFSIKITGGPDGDVAGNLIQILDTNYGDRCKIVGIADGSGCAEDPDGLNHHELLRLFRAALPIASFDQSQLGDNGRTVAIDEPDGVHLRNSLHNRVKADAFVPCGGRPNSIHEKNAHEFLDADGQPSSKLIVEGANLFLTPDARQYLSEHGTLILKDSSANKCGVICSSYEIAACMLLSEEQFLSIKPVFVAQVIDKLRDLARREVELLTRLHRQQPQVPVPDLSIRLSRVMIRTADAIEAAIEQVPVSQIHLLQKLVQEHLPEVLVDMVGDEIWTRLPQTYLNWVMAKSLAARIAYRDGIDYLETMPASEIASLAVQYLGLELERKQLASEVANSDLPDRQRIAEILDSAGIISTISQDFVEPERDEQTE from the coding sequence ATGGATGGTTCCAGACTTGTGGATGAGGTCGCCTCCAGCCTGCGAGAAACCGCAGAGGCTGTCACCCCTTGGTTCCTAAAGAACATGCCTCAGGTGTATTTCCAAGACACGGACCATGCAACCCAGCTGGTCCACCTTCGGGCAATCATCGCTTCACGAGCATCTGGCCGACCCATCGAGCTGACATTGCGCAGTGAGGATGGATCCCAATGGACGAGTATGCGCCCACTCGATTACCCCGGCGTCTTGGCGGAACTCGCTAAAGAACTCCCCATCGACTCCCCCCTTCGCGCCGCCAAGATCCATACCGCCACTGATGGTCAACTTGTTCTTGACACATTTGAATTTGGCGACACCCCCCTCTTCGATGAAAATGACCCAGAGCAAGCGGCCAAACTTAAGTCCACACTTGCTTATGCCAAAAAGCAGTTAGCTGAATGGCCTGACCAAGAAGTCATTGACTTCTTCAGACGCTGCAATGCCGACTATGTCATGACAGTTACGCCGCTTCGAATGAGCGCCCACTGGGCTCTTTTCAAGCGTGTCTCAGGAACTGATGGAACTGCTGTACAACTTGAAGATGAAGCAGATCCATGCCTCTCTAGAATTGTCATCACTGTGGGTAATTCAACCCGACGTTCTATGCTTGAACGTATTGCAGAACGCATGAGTCGTTCCGGCATCAATATTCGGCGCGCCTACTTAGACACGATTGACGATGGTACGAATGGATCAATCAGCATGCTGGGTTTTGTGGTGCAAGGCCCTGATGGCAATGCGATTGACCCTGAGAGCGAACTGTGGAAAACGGTTTATAGCGACCTCCTGCGAATCAAGTGGCTCGACCTGCGCACGCTCTCACTTGCCTACCGGCATCCAGAGCTCGATCTCACTCGAGCCGAGATCATTACTGCGCTGGTTGATTTGTCTTACCAGGTACTTGTGAAAGAAAACCCTTACGCTTTTACACCCATTCGCCTCACGACGTTGGCTGAGCGAAATCTTGAAATTTCTTTGGCTATTGCAAATCTCTTTCTGGATCGTTTCCACCCAGATCATCCTCTGAGTGATGCTGAATTTGAAGAAAAGCGAAACCAACTCGATCAGCATCTAAGCAGCAATGTTGATCTTGAAGACTCTCGGTTGGCCCTGCGAAAAATGCTTGAAGCCGTTGGGGCTGTTCTTCGTACCAACATCTACCTTCCCGATCGATACGCCTTATCCATGCGTGTTGAACCACAGTTTCTCGCCACAAGCGACCGTCCAGTCATCCCGTTTGGGGTCTTCTTCGTTCATGGCCGGGGCTTCAATGGCTTCCATGTACGCTTTCGTGACATTGCTCGTGGCGGGGTCAGAGCCGTGCACCCTCGAAGTGCAGACCAATTTGCAAGGGAATCAGAACGCCTCTATGACGAGGCATTCAACCTTGCCAGTGCCCAACAACTCAAGAACAAGGACATTCCTGAAGGTGGCGCCAAAGCAACACTTCTGATTTCACCCAAGTCACGCATCACCCGTTCGGTGAAAGCATTCGTTGATTCCATACTTGATCTCATCACACCCGATCCAGAAATAAGGTCTCAAGTTTACGATCGCTTCGGACAAGACGAGCTACTCTACTTCGGGCCTGATGAGGGAATCACACCAGCACACATTGACTGGATTGTTGATCGTGCTGAGCGACGTGGTTATCCACTTCCAACAGCTCTGATGAGTTCAAAGCCAGGCGCTGGCATTAACCACAAGGAATACGGTGTCACCAGTGAAGGCGTTCATGTCTTCCTTCGCGTTGGACTTGAGACCATCGGCATTGATCCTGAAAAAGACACCTTCTCCATCAAGATTACCGGTGGTCCTGACGGCGATGTTGCTGGCAATCTCATTCAGATTCTTGATACGAACTATGGCGATCGTTGCAAAATCGTCGGCATTGCTGATGGCAGTGGTTGCGCTGAAGATCCAGATGGCCTTAATCACCATGAATTATTGCGCCTTTTCCGGGCAGCCCTTCCAATTGCCAGCTTCGATCAAAGCCAATTGGGGGACAATGGAAGGACCGTTGCAATCGATGAGCCAGACGGTGTCCATCTACGTAACTCATTACATAATCGTGTGAAGGCGGATGCCTTTGTTCCTTGTGGTGGTCGGCCTAACTCAATCCATGAAAAGAATGCCCACGAATTCTTGGACGCAGATGGACAACCTTCCAGCAAACTTATTGTTGAAGGCGCTAATTTGTTTCTGACACCAGATGCCCGTCAATACCTTTCAGAACACGGCACTCTGATTCTTAAAGACTCGTCTGCCAATAAGTGTGGCGTCATCTGTTCCAGTTATGAGATCGCGGCATGCATGCTCCTCTCCGAAGAGCAGTTCCTATCAATCAAGCCAGTATTTGTTGCCCAGGTCATTGACAAATTACGTGATCTTGCAAGAAGAGAAGTTGAACTACTGACCCGGCTGCATAGGCAGCAACCTCAGGTACCAGTACCAGATCTCAGTATTCGATTAAGCCGAGTCATGATTCGAACTGCTGATGCGATTGAAGCCGCTATCGAGCAGGTGCCTGTGTCACAGATACATCTGCTTCAAAAACTTGTGCAAGAACATCTGCCAGAAGTCCTCGTTGACATGGTTGGTGATGAAATCTGGACAAGACTGCCTCAGACCTATCTCAACTGGGTGATGGCAAAGAGTCTTGCTGCACGCATTGCTTATCGTGATGGCATTGATTACTTGGAAACAATGCCAGCGAGTGAGATTGCCAGCCTTGCCGTCCAGTACCTAGGCCTTGAGCTAGAACGCAAGCAACTGGCTTCGGAAGTCGCCAACTCTGACCTTCCTGATCGCCAGAGAATTGCTGAGATCCTTGATTCCGCAGGCATCATCAGCACCATTTCGCAGGACTTTGTCGAACCAGAGCGTGACGAGCAGACCGAATAG
- a CDS encoding extracellular solute-binding protein produces MMISCNDRPSPERVILYVSADEHVARQVIERFEVATGIEVQVVGDTELKKTTGLVERIRREAERPRADVFWNSEAFMTEALAAEGLLTPHTSEVAKAWPTVHRHPGHLWHGFAGRARALVYNPSHLMAEDIPEQWADLVSEKYKGQIVMADPRFGTTGGHLAVIQWLFDETLPGSYDQFVDGLAANDVRLLPSGNAGVVDAVERGEAVLGLTDTDDIWAVLDRGGKVDWVLPGHSMGEDATPHGPLVIPNTVALVRGGPHPKQAALLADFLLSAEVESLLAQSSSRNIPLGSDAVINADIIVHNPVDVDYAVVAAGRSAAVQSAVKRLGGR; encoded by the coding sequence ATGATGATTTCATGCAATGACAGGCCGTCGCCTGAGCGCGTTATACTTTACGTTTCGGCTGATGAGCATGTTGCTCGTCAGGTCATCGAACGTTTCGAAGTTGCCACGGGTATTGAGGTTCAGGTCGTTGGGGACACAGAATTAAAGAAGACCACTGGCCTCGTAGAACGCATTCGTAGAGAAGCTGAGCGGCCAAGAGCTGATGTCTTCTGGAATTCTGAAGCTTTCATGACCGAGGCATTGGCAGCCGAGGGGCTGCTCACCCCACATACCTCTGAGGTCGCCAAGGCGTGGCCAACTGTGCATCGGCACCCAGGCCATCTATGGCATGGATTTGCGGGGCGGGCGAGGGCGCTGGTTTATAACCCAAGCCATCTCATGGCTGAAGACATTCCTGAGCAATGGGCGGATCTGGTATCCGAAAAATACAAGGGTCAGATTGTGATGGCTGATCCGCGTTTTGGAACAACCGGTGGTCACTTGGCGGTCATTCAATGGCTTTTTGATGAAACACTGCCGGGTAGTTATGACCAATTTGTCGATGGTTTAGCGGCCAATGATGTCAGGCTGCTTCCCAGCGGGAATGCTGGTGTTGTTGATGCGGTTGAGCGAGGTGAGGCTGTACTTGGATTAACAGATACGGATGACATATGGGCGGTGCTGGATCGTGGTGGCAAAGTGGATTGGGTATTACCTGGCCACAGTATGGGTGAAGATGCAACGCCTCATGGCCCACTGGTCATACCAAATACAGTGGCGTTAGTTCGTGGTGGGCCTCACCCAAAGCAGGCAGCGTTGTTGGCTGATTTTTTGTTGTCCGCAGAGGTGGAGTCTTTGTTGGCTCAATCCTCATCACGAAACATCCCCTTAGGATCAGATGCCGTCATCAATGCTGACATTATTGTTCACAATCCTGTTGATGTGGATTACGCGGTAGTGGCAGCAGGACGATCAGCGGCTGTTCAAAGTGCGGTCAAACGTCTCGGAGGTCGCTGA
- a CDS encoding mucoidy inhibitor MuiA family protein, translated as MRLYLLVLLTLTAPTFAQDQPVSVPLKAKDSITDVTVFRERASVTRSAELEVQPGLWNLTFAKMPSTILKDSIQAKSLGDLKVVDLEYQVIPSTESNSEQAQKLIAELDDVREQISHKKNSVEVINSQIVFLNSMASRGSEEAALDIGTSALDTSVIENQLDFLGKQLATLLENQLLEKQLLRKLTEQAEVLERKIKNIGSQRGQTSQVVVTFVATKPTKATLQLTYLVNRAAWVPTYAVRADFQESTINIEYDAIVMQTTGENWNNVNMVLSTAQPSQAAEPPTINPYFVDIYTPPPPMPSAARGDVRSRAVAADSESSYYDTREAALEQFASKATVDGSGSAVTFTLPRTMTIASGNDQQQRTRIATFQNNVSYINIAIPLLTEEVYIKGKIENTSNYQFLPGTASIFVGNDYVGQSQIDSVAPSASYQFYFGVDPSIRAKRIVLEKRTDNTGLFSGGRETIYNVRIDIDNGADHPIDLELWDRWPVSRSSDITISMSEVSPPLSTDVQYVNNQKKQGLLRWDIMIPAYSTGDKAKIVNYSYSINRGKDIETTPLP; from the coding sequence ATGCGTTTGTACCTACTAGTCCTATTGACTCTCACTGCTCCAACCTTCGCACAAGACCAACCGGTGTCAGTCCCTCTCAAAGCAAAAGACAGCATCACTGACGTGACTGTTTTTAGAGAGCGAGCATCAGTGACACGATCCGCTGAATTGGAGGTCCAGCCCGGTCTCTGGAATCTCACCTTTGCAAAGATGCCATCGACGATCCTCAAAGACTCAATACAAGCAAAGTCGTTGGGCGATTTAAAAGTTGTTGATCTTGAATACCAGGTTATTCCTTCCACCGAATCAAACAGTGAGCAGGCACAAAAACTTATTGCTGAATTGGATGATGTAAGAGAGCAAATCAGTCACAAAAAAAATAGCGTCGAAGTTATTAATTCACAAATAGTCTTCCTTAACAGCATGGCTTCTCGTGGAAGTGAAGAGGCAGCCCTTGACATTGGCACGTCAGCTTTGGACACGAGTGTCATTGAAAACCAGCTCGATTTTCTTGGCAAACAATTGGCAACCCTTTTGGAAAACCAGCTTCTTGAAAAACAACTGCTTCGAAAACTGACTGAGCAAGCCGAAGTCTTGGAGCGAAAGATTAAGAATATTGGTTCCCAAAGAGGCCAAACAAGCCAGGTTGTGGTCACCTTTGTTGCCACAAAACCAACCAAAGCAACACTTCAGCTGACCTATCTGGTTAACCGTGCAGCCTGGGTTCCAACATATGCTGTCCGAGCCGATTTTCAGGAATCAACAATCAACATTGAATACGATGCAATCGTGATGCAAACGACGGGCGAGAACTGGAACAATGTCAATATGGTGCTCTCGACCGCTCAACCCAGCCAAGCTGCAGAGCCACCCACCATCAACCCATATTTCGTAGACATTTACACTCCGCCACCGCCCATGCCCTCCGCCGCACGTGGGGACGTGCGCTCTCGAGCTGTCGCTGCGGATTCAGAAAGCTCTTATTACGACACGCGAGAAGCTGCCTTAGAACAATTTGCTAGCAAAGCAACCGTCGATGGCTCGGGCTCGGCCGTCACTTTCACACTACCTCGAACGATGACCATCGCATCAGGGAACGACCAGCAACAACGCACCCGAATAGCAACGTTTCAGAACAATGTCTCTTACATCAACATCGCCATTCCGTTGTTGACTGAAGAGGTTTACATCAAAGGCAAAATAGAAAACACCAGCAATTACCAGTTCCTGCCTGGCACGGCCTCTATCTTTGTTGGAAATGATTATGTAGGCCAGTCCCAAATTGATTCTGTCGCACCCTCGGCCTCCTACCAGTTTTACTTTGGCGTAGACCCATCAATCCGCGCCAAAAGAATTGTGCTCGAGAAGCGGACTGATAACACTGGCTTGTTTAGTGGGGGCCGTGAAACAATCTATAACGTTCGTATCGATATTGATAATGGTGCTGACCACCCCATTGACCTGGAACTTTGGGATCGCTGGCCCGTCTCAAGATCAAGCGACATCACGATTAGTATGTCTGAAGTCAGTCCCCCACTCTCTACTGATGTACAGTACGTCAACAATCAGAAAAAACAAGGACTCCTTCGCTGGGACATCATGATCCCTGCCTATTCAACTGGCGACAAAGCAAAAATAGTAAACTACAGCTACTCAATTAACCGCGGCAAAGATATTGAAACCACACCGCTTCCTTGA
- a CDS encoding SMP-30/gluconolactonase/LRE family protein, which yields MRSSGWILVAIATCLWIAVGVLPLVSGFMSFDNSETTNVPMIRPLGELLLTTAGWSVAVAGGAMLLGLGPGIYLSRIARSHQNFRRYGRSVWAIVILFLLLVPLFLPPYLIFFAWWQLWPPNSGVYAWAVDHGMVGQLRSATLYVGFVAWSWPLVALCVAGMQRGTPDRDQELVEIDGAPLLMRLRLTVSRSIGGLALGGLVVFLLTWSNTTCFDLAQIFSLANEARALEALGAPASQLISVSGPAVLISCVGAIVVWWLITSRHGDRRSDSLVTAQAEVVRGQFANIYRWLGVFMIAGLWILTVGIPVTAFVWSLTNMLRDGSILTGLGGFMDVYGTSVFSGVFLSLLTASAGGIVTLGLALMWIHPSSWVRLLAHIQAVLWLIIGAVPAASYAVGLRGAWDHLIGDMPLVLAAAHLGRYGFVAALVGWWIARSEGRQQRDVRLLDGGRSGLLGGIGLGGAFTALAPALIGGVVAAFALIAIASFGEIPMTQQVAPPARSVPLQVALLNAMHYQRPEIVMLAGLVMLLGGGLAACIALCGGLFMRPILRLRQLNRNSSIGCWLTIGFFLLISIGCRGQSSEEDVVGHLDVERMFGSPGLSLGQFSYPRAMAIDIHGDCMYVIDKTARIQRIGLDGTPHRQWATPESALGKPTGVSVGPDGLIYVADTHYYQILVYDADGNEQLRFGEYGTGPGQFIYPTDVVVAPDGRLYVAEYGGNDRIQIFSPEGVYIDQFGSFGSEAGQLNRPQSMALANSGQAIIVADSCNHRISIYDLDGKLIRMFGEPGVASGQLLYPYDLVQLPDGTLLVCEWGNHRVQAFTVDGTPSGIFGNLGYAPGQLRTPWSIDIDASGENIFVLDSGNERVQVIPTNHLAFDLGDS from the coding sequence ATGCGCAGTAGTGGCTGGATCTTAGTTGCCATCGCGACCTGCCTCTGGATTGCTGTGGGCGTATTGCCGCTTGTCAGTGGCTTCATGTCATTTGATAATTCAGAGACCACAAATGTACCTATGATTCGGCCGCTTGGTGAGTTGCTTCTCACAACAGCAGGGTGGTCAGTGGCGGTGGCTGGTGGCGCCATGTTGCTGGGACTTGGTCCAGGCATCTACTTATCAAGAATTGCAAGAAGTCATCAGAATTTCCGACGCTATGGAAGGTCTGTTTGGGCCATTGTGATTCTGTTTTTGCTATTGGTGCCTTTATTTCTGCCGCCTTACCTCATCTTCTTTGCATGGTGGCAACTCTGGCCACCAAATAGCGGTGTGTACGCATGGGCAGTTGACCATGGCATGGTTGGGCAACTTCGATCGGCGACCTTGTATGTTGGTTTCGTAGCATGGTCATGGCCGTTGGTCGCATTATGTGTTGCTGGAATGCAGCGTGGTACACCAGATCGCGATCAGGAACTTGTAGAAATTGATGGAGCGCCACTGCTCATGCGACTGAGGCTCACTGTCAGTCGCAGTATTGGTGGCCTTGCCTTAGGAGGATTGGTTGTATTCCTACTGACATGGAGTAATACAACTTGTTTTGACTTGGCTCAGATCTTTTCGCTGGCCAATGAAGCCAGAGCTTTAGAAGCATTAGGTGCGCCGGCATCTCAGCTCATTTCCGTGAGTGGGCCAGCCGTCCTTATTAGTTGCGTCGGCGCAATCGTGGTGTGGTGGCTTATTACCAGTCGCCATGGAGATCGCCGTTCGGATTCACTTGTGACAGCGCAAGCTGAAGTGGTGAGAGGGCAGTTTGCGAACATCTATAGATGGCTGGGTGTTTTTATGATCGCGGGTCTGTGGATACTGACAGTTGGTATTCCAGTGACAGCATTTGTTTGGTCGCTCACAAATATGTTGCGAGATGGTTCCATCTTGACTGGCCTGGGCGGATTCATGGATGTCTATGGCACTTCAGTGTTCTCTGGAGTCTTCTTGTCATTGCTCACGGCAAGCGCTGGCGGGATTGTGACGCTCGGCCTAGCGCTGATGTGGATCCATCCCTCAAGCTGGGTGCGCCTATTAGCGCATATCCAGGCGGTCCTGTGGTTGATCATTGGCGCGGTTCCCGCTGCGTCCTATGCCGTTGGCTTGCGTGGTGCATGGGATCATCTGATTGGTGACATGCCCCTGGTTCTGGCAGCAGCACACTTGGGACGTTATGGATTTGTTGCAGCATTGGTTGGTTGGTGGATTGCGCGTTCAGAGGGGCGTCAGCAGCGAGATGTTCGTCTCTTAGACGGCGGCCGCTCAGGGCTCCTCGGAGGCATTGGATTAGGAGGTGCATTTACGGCACTCGCACCGGCATTGATTGGGGGTGTTGTTGCAGCCTTCGCCCTTATTGCAATCGCCTCGTTTGGTGAAATTCCGATGACGCAGCAAGTCGCGCCACCGGCGCGATCAGTGCCACTTCAGGTTGCTTTGCTCAATGCAATGCATTACCAGCGCCCAGAGATCGTCATGTTGGCAGGATTGGTTATGCTGCTAGGTGGTGGTTTGGCAGCTTGTATTGCTCTATGCGGTGGTTTGTTTATGCGTCCAATACTAAGACTTCGGCAGCTCAATCGGAATTCAAGCATTGGTTGCTGGTTGACTATTGGATTCTTCTTGCTGATCAGTATTGGGTGTCGTGGGCAATCATCAGAAGAAGATGTTGTTGGCCACTTGGATGTTGAGCGTATGTTTGGATCACCTGGCCTTTCTCTCGGCCAGTTTTCTTATCCTCGGGCCATGGCAATTGATATTCATGGCGATTGCATGTACGTCATCGATAAGACTGCCCGTATTCAGCGAATTGGCCTTGATGGTACGCCGCACCGCCAATGGGCTACGCCTGAGAGTGCGCTGGGTAAGCCCACCGGCGTCTCAGTTGGCCCAGATGGACTGATCTACGTTGCAGACACGCACTATTACCAGATTCTGGTTTATGACGCTGATGGCAATGAGCAACTGAGATTTGGTGAATATGGGACTGGGCCGGGGCAGTTTATTTATCCAACTGATGTTGTGGTTGCGCCAGATGGACGGTTGTATGTAGCAGAGTACGGCGGTAATGATCGAATTCAGATTTTTAGCCCCGAGGGCGTCTACATAGATCAGTTTGGTAGTTTCGGAAGTGAGGCAGGTCAGTTGAATCGGCCGCAGTCCATGGCATTAGCCAATTCTGGGCAGGCAATAATCGTCGCTGATTCCTGTAATCACCGGATTAGTATCTATGATCTCGATGGAAAACTCATTCGTATGTTTGGTGAGCCTGGCGTAGCTTCGGGGCAATTACTCTACCCATATGATCTGGTGCAGCTACCAGATGGAACGTTGCTTGTTTGTGAGTGGGGGAACCACCGGGTTCAGGCATTTACGGTGGATGGCACGCCAAGTGGCATCTTTGGAAACCTGGGATATGCCCCAGGTCAGTTACGGACACCATGGTCAATCGATATTGATGCAAGTGGTGAGAATATCTTTGTACTTGATTCAGGGAATGAGCGGGTTCAGGTCATTCCAACCAACCATCTGGCATTTGATTTAGGTGACTCATGA
- the ribF gene encoding riboflavin biosynthesis protein RibF yields the protein MRKPVAISIGNFDGVHAGHQALIEKAHQAVSGGGSQGQIVFLAFDPHPASVLRPEQQPDLLTPFSQRADLLRAAGVNEVHRLVPTPDLLGMSPKSFIESVVAAHQPSFFIEGPDFRFGKGRAGSIETLELLGQQHDFEVEVVSTAEVVLSDHKIVPARSSLIRWLLSHGRVADAALVLGRPYQLTGTVQPGEKQGRLLGCPTANCGQVQVMLPADGVYTGLANDPSGNLQPAAISVGSKPTFGGHERLCEVHLIDYEGDPDVYDWPIQVQFKSWIREQLAFGSEQQLIEQMERDVDCARSRLESMV from the coding sequence ATGCGAAAGCCCGTAGCCATCTCCATAGGTAACTTCGACGGGGTGCATGCTGGGCACCAGGCACTGATAGAAAAGGCCCATCAAGCGGTCTCTGGTGGTGGTTCACAGGGTCAGATTGTCTTCCTGGCCTTTGATCCGCACCCGGCAAGTGTTCTCCGTCCAGAGCAGCAACCTGATCTGCTGACTCCATTTAGCCAACGTGCAGATCTTTTGAGGGCGGCTGGCGTAAATGAGGTCCATCGCCTAGTTCCCACACCAGATCTACTCGGAATGAGCCCAAAATCTTTCATTGAGTCGGTGGTAGCGGCTCATCAGCCCTCATTCTTTATTGAGGGGCCTGATTTTCGATTTGGTAAAGGGCGTGCTGGTTCAATAGAGACCTTGGAATTGCTCGGCCAGCAGCATGACTTCGAGGTTGAGGTTGTGAGCACGGCTGAAGTGGTCTTAAGTGACCACAAAATCGTGCCAGCCCGAAGTTCGTTGATCCGCTGGCTGCTATCCCACGGCCGTGTGGCGGATGCGGCACTGGTTTTAGGCCGACCCTACCAGCTCACTGGAACCGTTCAGCCTGGTGAGAAGCAAGGCCGTCTACTGGGATGTCCAACTGCAAATTGTGGCCAAGTCCAGGTGATGCTGCCAGCTGACGGTGTCTACACAGGATTGGCCAATGATCCATCTGGAAACCTACAGCCTGCAGCGATCAGTGTTGGATCGAAACCAACATTTGGCGGGCACGAAAGATTATGCGAAGTACATCTGATTGACTATGAAGGCGATCCCGATGTCTACGACTGGCCGATTCAGGTGCAGTTTAAGAGTTGGATACGTGAGCAACTGGCATTCGGATCAGAACAGCAGCTTATCGAGCAGATGGAACGCGATGTTGATTGTGCACGGTCAAGACTGGAGAGCATGGTATGA